From Streptomyces sp. NBC_00690, a single genomic window includes:
- a CDS encoding 2'-5' RNA ligase family protein: protein MGTVTLGVSIAVPEPYGSLLQERRVGFGDPAAHGIPTHITLLPPTEADPALLPAIEAHLTEIARAGRPFPMRLCGTGTFRPVSPVVFIQVVEGAAACSWLQKRVRDDSGPLVRELQFSYHPHVTVAHAISEEAMDRAYAELAEFEAAWTCASFALYEQGADGVWRKLHEYAFGGGIGSVPAQGSPVDEPATAPSTS, encoded by the coding sequence GTGGGGACCGTAACGCTCGGCGTTTCGATCGCGGTCCCGGAGCCCTACGGCAGCCTGCTCCAAGAGCGGCGTGTGGGCTTCGGTGACCCCGCCGCACATGGGATTCCCACGCACATCACCCTCCTGCCGCCGACCGAGGCGGACCCCGCGCTGCTGCCCGCCATCGAGGCCCACCTCACAGAGATCGCCCGCGCCGGTCGACCGTTCCCGATGCGCCTGTGCGGTACGGGCACCTTCCGCCCCGTGTCGCCCGTGGTCTTCATCCAGGTGGTCGAGGGCGCGGCGGCCTGCTCCTGGTTGCAGAAGCGGGTGCGGGACGACTCCGGGCCGCTGGTGCGCGAGCTCCAGTTCTCGTACCACCCGCACGTGACGGTGGCGCACGCCATCTCCGAAGAGGCGATGGACCGCGCCTATGCGGAGCTGGCGGAGTTCGAGGCGGCTTGGACGTGCGCCTCCTTCGCCCTCTACGAACAGGGTGCGGACGGTGTGTGGCGCAAGCTGCACGAGTACGCGTTCGGCGGTGGCATCGGATCCGTGCCGGCCCAGGGCTCCCCGGTCGACGAGCCGGCCACGGCGCCCTCCACCTCGTAA